The Chitinophagales bacterium genome has a window encoding:
- a CDS encoding calcium-binding EGF-like domain-containing protein, whose protein sequence is MQRNIIIAAMITISSFSIALYTGCTKTDSCDNISCKNGGTCVNGACNCPTGYTGTLCETKKCEANNTASVRFINKTGTSQTYSVVWDGSVITTLGPGATSEYYTVAAGQHTLHFMISNSGTEACTQSTPNLAVCSSMEYWCTK, encoded by the coding sequence ATGCAACGCAACATTATTATTGCAGCAATGATCACAATCTCATCTTTTAGTATTGCCTTGTATACAGGCTGCACCAAGACTGACAGTTGTGACAACATCTCGTGTAAGAACGGGGGAACATGTGTCAACGGCGCATGCAACTGCCCTACGGGCTATACAGGCACCTTGTGTGAGACAAAGAAGTGCGAGGCCAATAACACAGCTTCCGTGCGGTTTATTAACAAAACGGGCACGAGCCAAACCTATTCCGTTGTTTGGGATGGCTCTGTAATAACTACCCTGGGGCCCGGAGCAACCTCTGAGTATTATACAGTAGCTGCGGGACAACATACCCTGCACTTTATGATCTCTAATTCAGGTACTGAGGCATGTACACAAAGCACACCTAACCTGGCAGTATGTAGCTCTATGGAGTATTGGTGTACCAAATAG
- the secA gene encoding preprotein translocase subunit SecA: protein MIGFLSKIFGGSKSDKDVKKLTPIVTEINKYYEELHNLTNDQLRNKTVEFRNTIREYLADIDAEIAAKKAEGDDHPDADLHAREAIYDEVDKMSKRRDELLEEVLLKILPEAFAVVKETARRFKDNAELAATATDLDRELAVNKEHINIEGENVIYKNTWMAAGNQVTWNMLHYDVQLIGGMVLHQGKISEMATGEGKTLVSTLPAYLNALAGQGVHIVTVNDYLARRDQEWNSPIFEFLGLTTDCIDKHQPNSEERRKAYLADITYGTNNEFGFDYLRDNMVHQPDEMVQRKHHYAMVDEVDSVLIDDARTPLIISGPVPRGDEQQFAQLKPRIEKLVEEQRKVASKSLIEAKKLIADGKNDKENGGLHLYRAHRGLPKNNALIKFLSEEGNRQILQKTENYYLGEQMRNMPKVDSELFFTIDEKNNSVDLTDKGLNLITGHAEDPNFFVLPEIATELAEIEKMDVSDEEKAQRKDIVLQDYAVKADRIHSLQQLLKAYTLFEKDVEYVVIEGKVKIVDEQTGRIMEGRRYSDGLHQAIESKENVTVEAATQTFATITLQNFFRMYHKLAGMTGTAETEAGEFWEIYKLDVVTIPTNLPIARKDEQDLVYKTKREKYKAVIDEIEVLTAKGRPVLVGTTSVEVSELLGRMLQQKKIKHNVLNAKQHSREASIVAEAGIAGAVTIATNMAGRGTDIKLGPGVKEAGGLAIIGTERHESRRVDRQLRGRAGRQGDPGSSQFFVSLEDDLMRLFQSGRIASLMDKMGHKEGEVLQHSMITKSIERAQTKVEENNFGIRKRLLEFDDVMNSQRDVIYKRRRHALHGDRLSIDLDNAMYDVCLDLATQFEDNRDFEAFRIEVMKHLAMEPDASLANGFDKASMEKIGYDLYHEAKSLYTRKMAAIAANIQPNLARLQEENGERIKDILIPFTDGIRGIQVQTELKGAVEANSRPVITTLEKSITLALIDDAWKEHLRAMDDLRSSVQMASYEQKDPLLIYKFEGFNLFKEMLLNTNRNIVSFLLRAGIPMQEEPPKAARQEPQRTDMSQMHMNKEEIDAAGDDYAANERDMYDNSGEAPRQTPAVAEPKIGRNDPCPCGSGKKYKQCHGR, encoded by the coding sequence ATGATAGGTTTTCTTTCCAAGATATTCGGTGGCAGTAAGTCTGATAAAGACGTAAAAAAGCTGACCCCTATTGTTACCGAGATCAATAAATACTACGAAGAATTACATAACCTGACCAACGACCAGCTCAGAAATAAGACGGTTGAGTTCAGGAATACTATACGTGAATACCTGGCAGATATTGATGCGGAAATAGCCGCAAAAAAGGCCGAAGGCGACGACCACCCGGATGCTGACCTGCATGCACGTGAAGCTATTTACGATGAAGTAGATAAAATGTCTAAAAGGCGCGATGAACTGCTGGAAGAAGTATTGCTGAAAATACTGCCTGAAGCATTTGCTGTAGTAAAAGAAACTGCACGCCGCTTCAAAGACAACGCGGAACTGGCTGCTACAGCAACAGACCTGGACAGGGAGTTGGCAGTGAACAAAGAGCACATCAACATTGAAGGTGAGAACGTAATATACAAGAACACATGGATGGCAGCAGGCAACCAGGTGACCTGGAACATGCTGCATTACGATGTTCAGCTTATTGGCGGGATGGTTCTACACCAGGGTAAAATATCCGAAATGGCAACAGGTGAGGGTAAAACACTCGTATCTACCCTACCCGCATACCTGAATGCACTTGCCGGACAAGGTGTGCATATAGTTACAGTGAATGATTACCTGGCTCGTCGTGACCAGGAGTGGAACTCGCCGATATTCGAATTCCTGGGCCTGACAACGGACTGTATAGATAAACATCAGCCTAACTCTGAGGAAAGGCGTAAAGCTTACCTGGCAGACATCACCTACGGTACCAACAACGAATTCGGCTTTGACTACCTGCGTGATAATATGGTGCACCAGCCTGACGAAATGGTGCAGCGTAAACACCATTATGCTATGGTGGATGAAGTGGATAGCGTACTGATAGATGATGCACGTACACCCCTGATCATATCAGGTCCCGTGCCTCGTGGCGATGAGCAACAATTTGCACAACTGAAGCCTCGTATTGAGAAGCTGGTAGAGGAACAGAGAAAAGTAGCCAGCAAGAGCCTGATAGAAGCCAAGAAGCTGATAGCTGATGGCAAGAACGACAAAGAAAATGGCGGACTGCACTTGTACCGTGCGCACAGGGGCTTACCCAAAAACAATGCACTGATCAAATTCCTGAGCGAAGAAGGTAACAGGCAGATACTGCAGAAAACAGAGAATTACTACCTGGGTGAGCAGATGCGTAATATGCCTAAAGTAGACAGCGAATTGTTCTTTACAATTGACGAAAAGAACAATAGTGTTGACCTGACTGACAAAGGCCTGAACCTGATAACCGGGCATGCAGAGGATCCTAACTTCTTCGTACTTCCTGAAATTGCTACAGAGTTGGCTGAAATTGAGAAAATGGATGTCAGCGATGAAGAAAAAGCACAACGAAAAGATATAGTACTGCAGGATTACGCTGTTAAAGCAGACCGTATCCACTCTTTACAACAATTACTGAAAGCTTATACTCTGTTTGAGAAAGACGTAGAGTATGTAGTTATTGAGGGTAAAGTAAAAATAGTAGACGAGCAAACAGGCCGTATCATGGAAGGCCGCCGTTATAGTGACGGGTTGCACCAGGCAATAGAATCGAAAGAGAACGTAACAGTTGAGGCTGCGACACAGACATTTGCAACCATTACTCTGCAGAACTTCTTCCGTATGTATCACAAACTGGCAGGTATGACCGGTACAGCTGAAACAGAAGCAGGTGAATTCTGGGAGATATACAAACTGGACGTAGTAACGATACCTACCAACCTGCCTATTGCACGTAAAGATGAACAGGATCTTGTATACAAGACCAAAAGAGAAAAATACAAAGCTGTAATAGACGAAATAGAGGTATTAACCGCAAAAGGGCGTCCTGTGCTGGTGGGTACCACTTCAGTAGAGGTGTCGGAGTTGCTGGGACGTATGCTGCAACAGAAAAAGATAAAACACAACGTACTGAATGCCAAACAACACTCACGTGAGGCATCGATCGTAGCAGAAGCCGGTATTGCAGGAGCCGTGACCATAGCCACTAACATGGCTGGTCGTGGTACGGATATCAAGCTCGGACCCGGTGTTAAAGAAGCAGGAGGCCTGGCCATTATAGGTACAGAACGTCACGAGAGTCGTCGTGTAGACCGCCAGTTGCGTGGTCGTGCAGGACGCCAGGGCGATCCCGGTAGTTCACAGTTCTTCGTATCGCTGGAAGACGACCTGATGCGTTTGTTCCAATCAGGACGTATTGCGTCGCTGATGGATAAAATGGGTCACAAAGAAGGCGAGGTGCTACAGCATAGCATGATCACCAAATCAATAGAGCGTGCCCAGACCAAAGTTGAAGAGAACAACTTTGGTATACGTAAACGCTTGCTGGAGTTTGACGATGTAATGAACTCTCAGCGTGATGTTATCTATAAACGCAGACGACATGCTTTACATGGCGACCGCTTGTCTATCGACCTGGATAACGCTATGTATGATGTTTGTCTTGACCTGGCTACCCAGTTTGAAGACAACCGTGATTTTGAAGCCTTCAGGATTGAAGTAATGAAACACCTGGCAATGGAACCGGATGCATCACTTGCTAATGGCTTTGACAAGGCCAGTATGGAGAAGATCGGCTACGACCTGTATCATGAGGCCAAAAGCCTGTATACGCGCAAAATGGCAGCCATTGCTGCTAATATACAGCCTAACCTGGCAAGACTGCAGGAAGAGAATGGTGAGCGTATCAAAGACATACTGATACCATTTACTGACGGTATCAGGGGCATACAGGTACAAACAGAGCTGAAAGGTGCTGTAGAGGCTAATTCACGCCCGGTTATCACTACACTTGAAAAGAGTATCACTCTGGCGCTGATAGATGATGCATGGAAAGAGCACCTGCGTGCCATGGATGACCTGCGTTCTTCCGTACAAATGGCCTCTTATGAGCAGAAAGACCCATTGCTTATATATAAGTTCGAAGGTTTCAACCTCTTCAAGGAAATGCTCCTGAATACCAACCGGAACATCGTATCCTTCCTGCTGCGCGCCGGTATCCCTATGCAGGAAGAGCCGCCAAAAGCTGCAAGGCAGGAGCCGCAACGTACGGATATGAGCCAGATGCATATGAACAAAGAAGAAATTGATGCCGCAGGTGATGACTATGCAGCTAACGAAAGGGATATGTATGACAACAGCGGGGAAGCCCCGAGGCAGACGCCTGCTGTTGCAGAGCCTAAAATAGGCCGAAACGACCCCTGCCCTTGCGGTAGCGGAAAAAAATACAAGCAGTGCCATGGTAGATAA
- the porV gene encoding type IX secretion system outer membrane channel protein PorV — translation MAKRFALIGLSLVAGMISNVSVAQKANLSGTTNTVTTAVPFLRISPDARSGAMGDVGVAIDPDANAQYWNVGKIPFASKKYGVSATYTPWLKDLVPDIYLAYLSGFAKFGENDNQAISASLRYFSLGEINYTDINANPIGTGKPNEFAFDLGYSRKLSEYLSAGLSFRYINSSIASGLGATTPGIDYKPGNAFGADLGVYYNKKTDIDEFRSRKLALGAVLSNVGSKISYTSTRKDFIPINLGLGGAYTYQADAYNAITFALDLNKLLVPTPLDSNTDPNTGPDYYIPTDKGVVSGMLGSFGDAPGGFSEEMKEIQISAGAEYWYQQQFAVRAGYFYENKYKGDRKYFTVGVGVRYNVFGLNFAYLIPSGSGINRNPLSNTFRFSLLFEFDKLDNKPEPTTP, via the coding sequence ATGGCAAAACGCTTTGCTTTAATCGGACTGAGCCTGGTAGCAGGAATGATCTCTAATGTTTCTGTAGCACAGAAGGCAAACCTGTCCGGTACGACCAACACCGTAACAACTGCAGTACCTTTTTTGAGAATCTCACCCGATGCCCGTTCAGGTGCAATGGGTGATGTTGGTGTAGCAATAGACCCGGATGCAAATGCTCAATACTGGAACGTAGGTAAAATACCTTTCGCCTCCAAAAAATATGGCGTATCTGCTACATATACGCCATGGTTGAAAGACCTGGTGCCGGATATATACCTGGCTTACCTTTCAGGTTTCGCAAAATTCGGTGAGAATGATAACCAGGCTATCAGCGCCTCTCTGCGTTACTTCTCGCTTGGGGAAATAAACTATACAGACATAAACGCTAACCCAATAGGTACAGGTAAGCCCAATGAGTTTGCTTTCGATCTGGGTTATTCTCGTAAGCTTTCAGAATATTTATCTGCGGGTCTGTCTTTCAGGTATATCAATTCTTCTATCGCTTCAGGTTTGGGTGCTACTACTCCCGGAATTGATTACAAACCGGGTAATGCTTTTGGTGCCGACCTGGGTGTGTACTACAATAAGAAAACTGATATTGACGAGTTCCGTTCGCGTAAATTGGCACTGGGTGCTGTATTGAGCAATGTGGGCTCTAAAATATCATACACCTCTACCCGCAAAGATTTTATTCCTATTAACTTAGGTTTGGGTGGTGCTTATACATACCAGGCTGATGCATACAATGCTATCACATTCGCTTTAGACCTGAACAAACTATTGGTGCCGACACCGCTTGATAGTAACACAGACCCTAATACAGGCCCCGATTATTACATCCCTACAGATAAGGGTGTTGTGTCAGGCATGCTGGGTTCTTTTGGCGATGCTCCGGGTGGTTTCAGCGAAGAGATGAAGGAGATACAAATTTCTGCCGGTGCTGAATATTGGTATCAACAACAATTCGCAGTTCGTGCGGGTTACTTCTACGAAAATAAATACAAAGGAGACCGTAAGTATTTTACAGTTGGCGTGGGTGTACGTTACAACGTATTTGGCCTGAACTTTGCTTACCTGATACCTTCAGGCAGCGGTATCAACAGGAACCCGCTTTCTAACACTTTCCGCTTCTCATTATTGTTCGAATTTGATAAGCTGGATAATAAACCGGAACCAACTACACCTTAA
- a CDS encoding SUMF1/EgtB/PvdO family nonheme iron enzyme has protein sequence MKRSLLGVTLLCIGAATIFSACSSNSKPSGVSRVTGWDYNDPRLGGFDVANYHGQQTGPGLTFVEGGRFTMGQTEEDLHIDRNNVPRTVSVSSFYMDETEVANVHYREYIYWLSRTYGADYPLVIADAMPDTSVWRSALSYNEPYVQYYFRAAAYDMYPVVGVNWHQARAFAKWRSDRVNEMIMIKSGRLKRNPNQVNEDIFDSETYVNGQYEGLPAKGRKKDLDPQGSGSRNMRYSDGQLLPNYRLPTEAEWEYAALGNIGNNPEPETKRRRGEEVITDRNVYPWGDAYTTRYGLRNSYQGEFLGNFKRGKGDVMGVAGGLNDNADVTAPVTSYVPNSYGLYNMAGNVSEWVLDTYRPYTRDLNDFRPFRGNVYETYVRLAEDNALEEKDTLGHLQTRLMDSTEMASYERFDGLDADLRNYQDGDSASMFTYAYGTNTLINNEAKVIKGGSWNDRAYYMNPGTRRFMHAYKASSTVGFRCVMDRLGSPNGDNGERAGNYFGGKGRAPRR, from the coding sequence ATGAAAAGATCTCTTCTCGGCGTGACACTGCTTTGTATAGGCGCGGCAACCATTTTTTCGGCTTGTTCGTCCAACAGTAAACCATCCGGAGTTTCCCGTGTAACTGGTTGGGACTATAACGACCCACGCCTTGGCGGTTTTGATGTGGCTAACTATCATGGCCAGCAAACCGGCCCCGGCCTTACTTTCGTTGAAGGTGGTCGTTTTACTATGGGACAAACCGAAGAAGACCTGCATATAGACAGGAACAATGTTCCGCGTACTGTTTCGGTATCTTCTTTCTACATGGACGAAACCGAGGTAGCGAACGTACACTACCGCGAGTATATCTACTGGTTAAGCCGCACATATGGTGCTGACTATCCATTGGTTATAGCAGATGCAATGCCTGACACATCAGTTTGGCGCTCTGCATTGTCTTACAACGAACCATATGTACAGTATTACTTCCGTGCAGCTGCATACGATATGTATCCGGTTGTAGGTGTTAACTGGCACCAGGCACGCGCTTTCGCTAAATGGCGTAGTGACCGTGTTAACGAAATGATCATGATAAAATCAGGTCGCCTGAAGAGGAATCCTAACCAGGTGAACGAAGATATCTTTGATAGTGAAACTTATGTAAACGGTCAATATGAAGGTTTACCAGCTAAAGGCCGTAAAAAAGACCTGGATCCACAAGGTTCTGGTTCTCGTAACATGAGGTACTCTGACGGACAATTGCTGCCAAACTACCGCCTGCCAACTGAAGCTGAGTGGGAATACGCTGCACTGGGTAACATTGGTAATAATCCTGAGCCTGAGACCAAGCGTCGTCGTGGTGAAGAAGTTATCACTGACCGCAACGTTTACCCTTGGGGTGATGCATACACAACCCGTTATGGCCTGCGTAACTCATACCAAGGTGAATTCCTGGGTAACTTCAAACGTGGTAAAGGTGATGTAATGGGTGTTGCCGGTGGTCTGAACGACAACGCTGACGTAACTGCTCCTGTTACTTCTTATGTTCCTAACTCTTATGGCCTGTACAACATGGCAGGTAACGTTTCTGAGTGGGTTCTGGATACTTACCGTCCTTATACACGCGATCTGAATGACTTCCGTCCTTTCCGTGGTAATGTTTACGAAACATATGTAAGGCTGGCTGAAGATAACGCACTGGAAGAAAAAGATACACTGGGTCACTTACAAACACGCCTGATGGATAGCACTGAAATGGCATCTTATGAAAGGTTTGACGGACTGGATGCTGACCTGAGGAACTACCAGGATGGTGACAGCGCTTCTATGTTCACATATGCATACGGTACTAACACCCTGATCAACAACGAAGCTAAAGTTATCAAAGGTGGTTCATGGAATGATCGCGCATACTACATGAATCCGGGTACACGCCGTTTCATGCACGCTTACAAGGCTAGCTCTACTGTTGGTTTCCGTTGCGTTATGGATCGCTTAGGTTCTCCTAATGGTGACAATGGCGAAAGGGCTGGTAACTACTTCGGTGGTAAAGGCCGCGCTCCAAGAAGATAA
- the porU gene encoding type IX secretion system sortase PorU, protein MVLSGWTVVASESTTFNVQPLDIQAGYIAHRIYLHDYAVPTIEISGVTYSAIDKLPEDAFPSSVQRFDVLMGLDRKKPFAIVRIPAFSVKEDGTLQQVTGLTIKYTENTVPEPVVDNGRGAAKTTADVNSPLATGTWYKVSVPSTGLYKVDYNFLSTQLGVTGIPSSQIRVFGHGGKMLPEQNPQTGVKGLTENAIWVNDGGDGKFDPGDYFVFYAQGPVNWVPNSDRSMLVQEKNYYADKGYYLLNFDAKAEKRVTTQINKPSGNLIVNTYSGAVLHEEDLANPQNFGKRWWGEEFSSAPGKENTHSFTLDIGSMLDTVEFRTHVVNTSTAPGIFTLSLDGKQMSTLDVSATNNYDYAPKAMGQEAIWRLPHPGKSATITITYNTNSSEGSGWLDYIRVNGRRPLSVEGNSNVFCDLNSVGAGNVATYRVSNAGSGTQVWDVTDPQNPVRMDGNLVGGNVYEFVQDASSLHRFAVVNDAGSLDAPEFVATVPNQNLYGSAPVDFIIVTHPDFKTAAEKLAEFHRKRSGMRVIVATTTQVYNEFSSAGQDISAIRDFARMFYERAGMNDADMPRYLLLLGDASYDYKDRIKSNTNFVPTFEALESFDFLNTYSNDDFFGFLDAGENIERYDIVNALDIGVGRIPAKSAEEADRVVDKIIHYKSPATLGAWRLNALFVADNEDAAGEHLDDAETMVRTVAERSNIHNPVKVYEDAIQFISTPGGQRAPDANKAINDGIFKGLFMFNYNGHGNTSVLSHERILTKDDYNKWRNIDKMPFMVTATCDFGQFDQPSFVSSGEELMLKSDGGVIATLTTTHLVYAYANEILNREFLSAQFEHINGRWNTFGDAMRIGKNGTYSKASSTSDVVKNFRKFALLGDPALEPNFPRYFIHTTSVKDGATGTGTNTIGALGEYIIDGEVTDVNGSILTDFNGVLAVTIFDKARTVKTITPGIDKTFRVLNNTIYKGKATVDKGKFSFAFIAPKDINYEMGNGTISFYADDGETDAAGRDTTVKVGGYSDNPIRENDAPVVKPFIKDSLFINGGLTGTNTAIFAILEDETGINVSGNSIGHDLVAILDGDVSKPYIMNDYYETAPNTYKRGYVYFPVDGIPDGRHRFTVKAWDVNNNSGEGYVDFEVANGEIVKVKDLMNYPNPFKDQTHFVFEHNQPDVDLSAEINIYTTSGVWVRNLKQNFITTGSHSNEITWDGTDNNGAKLPAGMYIYRMMIATEDGIKNTAYQKLVIVR, encoded by the coding sequence ATGGTACTTTCCGGATGGACGGTTGTTGCGTCTGAAAGTACCACTTTTAACGTACAACCGTTAGATATACAGGCGGGTTATATCGCTCACAGAATTTACCTGCATGACTATGCTGTTCCCACTATTGAAATAAGTGGTGTGACATATTCTGCTATAGATAAATTGCCGGAAGACGCTTTTCCGTCTTCTGTTCAGCGTTTTGATGTGCTGATGGGACTAGACAGGAAAAAGCCGTTTGCCATTGTACGTATTCCTGCTTTTTCCGTGAAAGAGGATGGTACATTACAACAGGTAACAGGTTTAACGATAAAATACACTGAAAATACTGTTCCTGAACCGGTTGTGGATAATGGCCGTGGTGCTGCCAAAACAACAGCAGATGTTAATTCACCCCTCGCAACGGGTACCTGGTATAAAGTAAGTGTTCCGTCAACAGGTCTTTACAAGGTAGATTACAATTTCCTTTCTACGCAACTGGGTGTAACGGGTATCCCATCTTCCCAGATCAGGGTATTTGGCCATGGAGGTAAAATGCTCCCTGAACAGAATCCCCAAACCGGTGTGAAAGGACTGACCGAGAATGCTATATGGGTAAATGATGGAGGTGACGGCAAATTCGACCCTGGTGATTACTTCGTGTTTTATGCGCAAGGACCGGTAAACTGGGTGCCAAATTCAGACAGGTCCATGCTTGTACAGGAAAAGAATTATTATGCGGACAAGGGCTACTACCTGCTGAACTTTGATGCGAAAGCTGAAAAAAGAGTAACTACGCAAATCAATAAACCATCGGGTAACCTTATTGTAAATACTTATTCAGGAGCTGTTTTGCACGAAGAGGACCTGGCCAACCCGCAAAACTTTGGTAAAAGATGGTGGGGCGAGGAGTTTAGCAGCGCCCCCGGCAAAGAGAATACTCATAGCTTTACTCTTGACATCGGCAGCATGCTGGATACTGTTGAGTTCAGGACGCATGTAGTAAATACTTCTACTGCACCAGGTATTTTCACCTTATCGCTGGATGGTAAACAGATGTCTACATTAGATGTATCTGCTACCAACAATTATGATTATGCGCCTAAAGCTATGGGGCAGGAGGCGATTTGGAGGTTACCTCATCCCGGTAAATCGGCAACTATTACAATTACTTACAACACGAACTCAAGCGAAGGTTCCGGCTGGCTGGATTATATCAGGGTAAATGGCAGAAGGCCTTTAAGTGTAGAAGGTAACTCAAATGTTTTTTGCGATCTGAATAGCGTGGGGGCAGGCAATGTCGCAACGTACCGTGTTTCCAACGCTGGTTCCGGCACACAGGTATGGGACGTAACAGATCCGCAAAATCCTGTAAGAATGGATGGTAACCTCGTTGGTGGTAATGTATACGAATTTGTACAGGATGCATCGTCTTTACATCGTTTTGCTGTTGTAAATGATGCGGGTAGTCTTGATGCTCCCGAATTTGTTGCCACCGTTCCTAATCAGAATCTCTACGGTTCTGCTCCTGTGGATTTTATCATTGTAACACACCCCGATTTTAAGACAGCTGCGGAGAAACTTGCGGAATTTCATCGTAAACGCAGTGGTATGCGAGTGATTGTGGCAACTACAACGCAGGTATATAATGAGTTCTCATCTGCCGGTCAGGACATATCAGCCATTCGCGATTTTGCACGTATGTTCTATGAGCGTGCAGGCATGAATGATGCGGACATGCCGCGCTATTTATTACTGCTTGGAGATGCCTCATACGACTATAAAGACAGGATAAAGAGCAATACCAACTTTGTACCTACTTTCGAAGCATTAGAGTCGTTTGATTTTCTGAATACTTACAGCAATGATGACTTTTTCGGCTTTCTGGATGCCGGAGAAAATATTGAACGATATGATATAGTCAATGCATTGGATATAGGTGTCGGGCGCATACCGGCCAAGAGTGCTGAAGAAGCAGATAGGGTAGTGGATAAGATCATACACTACAAGAGCCCCGCAACTTTAGGTGCATGGCGATTGAATGCATTATTTGTTGCTGACAACGAAGATGCTGCAGGTGAGCACCTGGATGATGCAGAAACCATGGTTCGCACAGTAGCAGAACGCAGTAATATTCATAACCCTGTAAAGGTATATGAAGATGCGATCCAGTTCATCTCCACACCAGGCGGTCAAAGAGCGCCCGATGCTAATAAAGCTATCAACGACGGCATATTCAAAGGTTTGTTCATGTTCAACTACAACGGACATGGCAATACAAGTGTACTGTCTCACGAACGTATATTGACAAAGGACGACTACAACAAATGGAGGAATATTGATAAGATGCCGTTTATGGTGACTGCTACGTGCGATTTCGGGCAGTTCGATCAGCCTTCTTTTGTGTCATCGGGTGAGGAATTGATGCTGAAATCTGATGGTGGTGTAATAGCTACGCTCACTACCACACATCTTGTCTATGCTTATGCAAACGAGATACTGAACCGGGAATTCCTTTCAGCCCAGTTTGAACATATAAATGGAAGGTGGAACACTTTCGGAGATGCCATGCGTATTGGTAAGAATGGCACATACAGTAAAGCTTCATCCACCTCTGACGTAGTTAAGAACTTCCGCAAATTTGCGCTGCTCGGTGATCCTGCCCTTGAGCCAAACTTCCCCAGGTACTTCATACATACTACTTCAGTAAAAGATGGTGCTACCGGTACCGGCACTAATACCATCGGAGCGTTGGGAGAGTATATAATTGATGGAGAAGTAACTGATGTAAATGGCAGCATTTTGACAGACTTTAATGGTGTACTTGCAGTAACGATTTTTGATAAAGCGCGTACGGTCAAGACCATTACACCGGGTATAGACAAAACATTCCGGGTGTTGAATAACACTATATACAAGGGCAAGGCTACAGTGGATAAAGGCAAGTTCTCCTTTGCTTTTATTGCACCCAAGGACATTAACTACGAGATGGGTAATGGAACCATTAGTTTTTACGCAGACGATGGAGAGACCGATGCTGCAGGCCGCGATACTACTGTGAAAGTGGGCGGGTATTCGGATAATCCCATCAGGGAGAATGATGCACCTGTAGTGAAACCTTTCATTAAAGACAGCCTTTTTATAAATGGTGGTCTTACAGGTACCAACACGGCTATTTTTGCCATACTGGAAGACGAAACAGGTATAAATGTATCCGGAAATTCTATAGGACACGATCTGGTTGCTATACTTGACGGAGATGTTTCAAAGCCGTATATCATGAACGATTACTACGAAACGGCTCCTAACACCTATAAAAGAGGGTACGTCTATTTTCCCGTAGATGGTATTCCTGACGGAAGGCATCGTTTTACGGTAAAGGCATGGGATGTGAACAATAATTCAGGCGAAGGGTATGTAGATTTTGAAGTGGCCAACGGAGAAATCGTTAAAGTGAAAGATCTGATGAATTATCCTAATCCGTTCAAAGATCAGACACATTTTGTTTTTGAGCATAACCAGCCAGACGTTGACCTTTCTGCAGAAATTAACATATATACCACATCGGGGGTATGGGTGCGTAATCTGAAACAGAACTTCATTACAACAGGCAGCCACAGCAATGAAATTACCTGGGATGGCACAGATAACAATGGTGCGAAACTGCCTGCAGGTATGTATATTTACAGGATGATGATAGCCACAGAAGACGGTATTAAGAACACAGCATACCAAAAATTGGTTATCGTACGTTAA